The Coccidioides posadasii str. Silveira chromosome 3, complete sequence genome contains a region encoding:
- a CDS encoding uncharacterized protein (EggNog:ENOG410PJFY~COG:L~BUSCO:1057at33183): protein MASRHFGLPHRGGTPTNEPPSVPLNRSIGEYVKAASHVVEVSSWTGKTEVPSSGEILGIDADINPGDAVFLLPNQINGPWHSREMYLKAHYELLREDAVAPLRDAVAYVRQDPRMQDTLDICIYEKVRIVGITCAQSGIAIRVQFSIARAGKNIVWEYSQRLTTGKIVALTPAYNFKSRCVVAVVAARPLEGLKSHPCQIDLFFANPDHAAFDYQQEWLMVESRNGYYEALRHTLLALQKMSKESFPLHEYICDLKHDVEPPEYVKRNPVIDASPLFPLSNGVSHINMLREWPNPPKGLDTSQWGALQHILTKRLSVVQGPPGTGKTHVSVVAIRTLLSNIGPNDPPIIIAAQTNHALDQLLRHVSTFERNYVRVGGRSMDLEIRKRTVYELRKKYNIPFIPGGALGPARKQYRLLSDKVAELIQPFTLERSGMPLQAALFLKLELITQSQHDSLLRGAEGWIHSGDEIDPVSAWLGEQMIKYDPTYKMENFGFVEDEIDLEYEQLKELEAEQGLDDDDYENLRGHYIALKEGFTGRTNLMLAGKTVSNQYLKYDDMWKIPARARGNVYSILQKRAKEIISEKLRSLMKEYNTTASNLKIGKWERDLIILRDARVIGMTTTGLSKYRALVSSLKPRIILVEEAAEVIEAPVAAACVESLEHLILVGDHKQLQGQCALKELEGDPFYLNISMFERLVHNGVEFKCLAKQRRMAPEIRRILTPIYDNLEDHEDVLNRPGVPGMGNVSSYFFCHSWPESSDSLLSKYNESEAKMVVGFYLYLYMNGIPAEDITVLTFYNGQRKKILKALKEVPLLQGQYSKVVTVDSYQGEENEIVLLSLVRSGGRNIGFLSIENRVCVALSRAKRGFYIFGNAEALSIHNGLWWEIVQIMRKEPKRLGYYIPVTCAGHDKKTLVRDPDTWKKLDGGCLSPCGASLDCGHKCPLRCHAFPHKAVKCERPCLKLLPCGHECKWKCFRPCECDCGIAHRSAIQPRVPQYPKNAAPLTSAEQMASVQHYRDFANGGAKEADAQLALQASRLAVNEKLRLADEQAYASLFGEVTTDVSTTGNPLMERVADTGGTSRFRVVQFYSAAPTQVNGGSMKEEPSLLDL, encoded by the exons ATGGCATCTCGCCACTTTGGCCTGCCCCATCGAGGCGGGACACCGACCAATGAGCCGCCGTCAGTGCCATTAAATAGGAGCATTGGAGAATATGTCAAGGCTGCCAGCCATGTCGTAGAAGTCAGCTCCTGGACAGGAAAAACCGAAGTTCCATCATCCGGTGAGATTCTAGGCATTGATGCCGATATCAACCCTGGCGATGCTGTCTTTCTCTTGCCAAACCAGATTAATGGCCCTTGGCACTCTCGGGAGATGTACCTTAAGGCACATTACGAGCTTCTGCGTGAGGACGCAGTTGCTCCTCTTCGCGATGCAGTCGCTTATGTCCGCCAGGACCCTCGTATGCAGGATACTTTGGACATTTGCATTTACGAAAAG GTGCGAATCGTCGGAATAACATGCGCCCAGTCAGGCATTGCTATCAGGGTTCAATTTTCAATTGCTCGAGCAGGCAAGAATATCGTCTGGGAATATTCTCAAAGATTGACAACCGGTAAAATTGTTGCATTGACTCCTGCCTACAACTTTAAAAGTCGATGTGTTGTTGCAGTAGTTGCAGCAAGGCCTTTGGAAGGTCTCAAGTCACACCCATGCCAAATTGACCTTTTCTTCGCCAACCCAGACCATGCAGCGTTTGATTATCAGCAAGAATGGCTCATGGTTGAGTCTCGCAACGGATATTACGAGGCATTGAGGCATACACTTCTAGCCCTTCAGAAGATGAGCAAGGAAAG CTTTCCGCTTCATGAGTATATTTGTGACCTCAAGCACGATGTGGAGCCACCGGAATACGTCAAACGTAACCCTGTAATTGATGCGTCACCGCTTTTCCCTCTTTCAAATGGGGTATCACATATAAACATGCTACGAGAGTGGCCAAATCCTCCCAAAGGCTTGGACACATCGCAATGGGGAGCATTGCAGCATATTTTAACCAAGAGGTTGTCGGTTGTGCAAGGGCCTCCGGGAACTGGCAAGACTCACGTTTCCGTCGTCGCTATCAGAACGCTGCTTTCAAATATAGGCCCAAACGACCCACCAATCATCATTGCCGCACAGACAAATCATGCTCTTGATCAACTCCTCCGTCACGTCTCAACCTTTGAACGGAATTATGTCCGAGTCGGCGGAAGAAGCATGGACCTCGAGATTCGGAAACGAACCGTGTATGAGCTGAGGAAGAAATATAACATTCCTTTCATTCCTGGCGGAGCATTAGGCCCGGCAAGAAAGCAATATAGGCTTCTATCGGACAAGGTTGCAGAATTAATTCAGCCTTTTACGTTGGAGAGGTCGGGCATGCCACTTCAAGCCGCGCTCTTTCTCAAGTTAGAGCTTATCACCCAATCCCAACACGATTCCCTGCTTAGAGGTGCTGAGGGCTGGATTCACTCTGGTGATGAGATAGACCCCGTTTCTGCGTGGCTCGGGGAGCAGATGATCAAGTACGATCCGACCTATAAGATGGAAAACTTCGGATTTGTCGAAGACGAGATCGATCTCGAATATGAACAGTTGAAAGAGCTTGAAGCCGAGCAAGGACTTGACGACGACGATTATGAGAATCTCAGAGGCCACTACATAGCTTTAAAGGAAGGATTTACTGGTCGCACGAACCTCATGCTCGCCGGAAAAACGGTGAGCAATCAATACTTAAAATACGACGATATGTGGAAGATCCCAGCGCGTGCCCGCGGCAATGTCTATTCGATTCTTCAGAAACGTGCCAAGGAGATTATCAGCGAGAAACTGCGGTCCCTCAtgaaagaatataatacCACAGCTTCCAACCTGAAGATCGGCAAATGGGAACGAGATCTCATCATCTTACGAGATGCGAGGGTGATAGGCATGACAACTACCGGTCTGAGCAAATACAGGGCACTCGTTTCAAGTCTCAAGCCCAGAATTATTTTGGTCGAAGAAGCAGCAGAGGTTATAGAGGCACCAGTTGCAGCGGCATGTGTGGAAAGCCTAGAGCATCTCATTCTCGTCGGCGATCATAAACAGCTACAAGGTCAATGCGCCCTCAAGGAGTTGGAAGGTGACCCATTTTACCTTAACATTTCGATGTTTGAAAGACTTGTTCATAACGGCGTGGAATTCAAATGCTTAGCCAAACAAAGACGAATGGCCCCCGAAATCCGCAGGATTCTCACACCAATTTATGATAATCTGGAAGACCATGAGGATGTTCTCAATCGACCTGGTGTTCCCGGGATGGGCAACGTGAGCTCGTATTTCTTCTGCCATTCATGGCCCGAGTCGTCGGACAGCCTTCTGTCCAAATATAACGAAAGCGAAGCCAAAATGGTGGTAGGCTTTTACCTATACCTCTATATGAACGGAATACCTGCTGAGGACATCACTGTTTTGACATTCTATAACGGCCAGCGGAAGAAAATCCTCAAAGCTCTAAAGGAGGTTCCACTGCTGCAAGGACAATATTCCAAGGTGGTTACCGTTGATTCTTACCAAGGGGAAGAAAATGAGATTGTTCTACTTTCACTTGTGCGTAGCGGCGGGCGCAACATCGGGTTCCTCTCCATCGAGAACCGAGTGTGCGTTGCCTTGTCACGAGCCAAACGCGGCTTCTATATTTTCGGGAATGCAGAGGCCCTCTCAATCCATAATGGTCTTTGGTGGGAGATTGTTCAGATCATGCGCAAGGAACCAAAGCGGTTAGGGTACTACATTCCCGTAACTTGTGCTGGCCACGACAAGAAAACTCTTGTGAGAG ACCCAGACACGTGGAAGAAGCTAGACGGAGGCTGTTTGTCCCCTTGCGGGGCTTCCTTGGATTGCGGGCATAAATGTCCTCTTCGTTGTCACGC CTTCCCTCACAAAGCTGTCAAGTGTGAGCGGCCGTGCCTAAAGCTTCTTCCTTGCGGTCACGAATGCAAATGGAAGTGCTTCCGCCCCTGTGAGTGCGATTGTGGTATCGCACACAGATCAGCCATTCAGCCACGGGTGCCGCAGTATCCGAAAAATGCAGCTCCACTTACGAGCGCCGAACAGATGGCTTCTGTCCAGCACTATCGAGATTTTGCCAATGGGGGTGCAAAGGAAGCTGATGCGCAGCTAGCACTCCAGGCGAGCCGATTAGCTGTGAATGAGAAATTGAGGCTTGCGGATGAGCAAGCATACGCGTCATTGTTCGGAGAGGTAACCACCGATGTATCCACGACAGGAAACCCTCTGATGGAGCGCGTTGCGGATACCGGCGGCACGTCGCGGTTCCGTGTCGTCCAGTTCTACTCTGCTGCCCCTACTCAAGTGAATGGCGGGTCGATGAAAGAAGAGCCTAGCCTCCTGGACCTTTAA
- a CDS encoding uncharacterized protein (EggNog:ENOG410PNMU~COG:S~TransMembrane:3 (o32-51i63-83o103-121i)), protein MLLNCIPLQDYWDNPTPDAKCIDEFGKLFSSAITNFVTDFVVLLLPIPTLWTLRLPIRDKIVLVALMSLGFTACAAAAIKVYYSYKAVLLTYDVTWEGYGVWLWSDVEINLAVISPSVPILRPLAQRYFPRLGFRSMPQSSDRTPNRSSFKAPRAIYRQDTIQQIIDDSPDHTSSTEAFQMSPSPISVIQPKQGRRPSNDWSEC, encoded by the exons ATGTTGCTCAACTGCAT CCCCCTTCAGGATTACTGGGACAATCCGACCCCAGATGCAAAATGCATAGATGAGTTTGGAAAACTTTTCTCTTCAGCGATTACAAATTTTGTTACGGATTTTGTCGTTCTTCTTCTGCCAATCCCGACCTTATGGACGCTGCGTCTTCCCATACGAGACAAAATCGTTTTGGTCGCTTTAATGAGTCTGGGATTTAC CGCTTGCGCCGCTGCCGCCATAAAAGTATATTATTCTTATAAAGCAGTTCTGCTAACATATGATGTAACGT GGGAGGGCTATGGTGTCTGGTTATGGAGTGATGTCGAAATAAACCTCGCCGTGATCTCCCCGTCAGTCCCGATTCTTCGACCTCTAGCGCAGAGATATTTCCCTCGACTTGGATTCCGATCGATGCCGCAATCGTCGGATAGGACGCCCAACCGATCAAGTTTCAAGGCACCCCGGGCTATATACAGACAGGACACCATCCAACAGATCATCGATGACTCACCGGACCATACCAGCTCTACGGAGGCCTTTCAAATGTCGCCATCCCCGATATCAGTGATACAGCCTAAACAAGGCCGTCGGCCTTCGAATGACTGGTCAGAGTGTTAA